ggatattgtattttagtatttgatttgtttcgtagagttacagatatccagatttttttgttcaaatcaaaacggataacgaatcgaatcaaaatttatgaattttttgcTCAACttttgtaacatcccgagttgtgatatatggaaagacttaagagaattgatttggctacctatgtcaccaaagttgacttaccttttccggagcacatcctgaaagaactccagagttaagtgtgtttgagctggagtagtggaaggatgggtgacctatcgggaagtgattcgcgatagcgtgcgagtgaggccaaagcatggaaaaaggtcgggtggtgattgcagggtcagtaaacaatgattttgaGCCTTCagaaattaacggaccgaccgtcggatgggatggggcccacgggccgagagagcgggcgtgggtggcccattagccgtgggcggtcggggcgttataagtggtatcagagctggttagccatctcagttctgacctgtgaggcgtcttgagacctgtcgtggagcgcaacgaggacgttgcgttctttgagagggggtgaattgtaacatcccgagttgtgatatatggaaagacttaagagaattgatttggctacctatgtcaccaaagttgacttaccttttccggagcacatcctgaaagaactccagagttaagcgtgcttgagctggagtagtggaaggatgggtgacctatcgggaagtgattcgcgatagcgtgcgagtgaggccaaagcatgggaaaaggtcgggtggtgattgcagagtcagtaaacaatgatttcgagccttcagaaattaacggaccgaccgtcggatgggatggggcccacgggccgagagagcgggcgtgggtggcccattagccgtgggcggtcgGGGCGTTATAAGTGATATCCaagctggttagccatctcagttctgacctgagaggcgtcttgagacctgtcgtggagcgcaacgaggacgttgcgttctttgagagggggtgaattgtaacatcccgagttgtgatatatggaaagacttaagagaattgatttggctacctatgtcaccaaagttgacttaccttttccggagcacatcctgaaagaactccagagttaagcgtgcttgagctggagtagtggaaggatgggtgacctatcgggaagtgattcgcgatagcgtgcgagtgaggccaaagcatgggaaaaggtcgggtggtgattgcagagtcagtaaacaatgatttcgagccttcagaaattaacggaccgaccgtcGGATGGGATGgagcccacgggccgagagagcgggcgtgggtggcccattagccatgagcggtcggggcgttataactttatccgtaaacaataaaaataatatatagtttggcttttgattcgttatctatttttattcgaaccgaaaaatccagagttttattgaaatcatgtatgtgagttttatattaaaaaagcaCAAAATACATAGTGTAaacacatttataaatatagtgtgaacgcgttagcatacttattatcaaatcattatgAGGTTGtcacgtgtctattatagtgtgaatgtATTTATTAGGacacttttcttttaatatataagagattagtTGGTATTACTTAGCAGACTAGTCAAATTATTTATGCTAAATAGCTTccagaaattaacaaaaagctATAGATTAGTGGTTTGAACTAATGTCATTTCATCACCCCATGTCAAACCTGATAAAATGTACGtgtcataatattttttcaaaattgtattagaatactataatataaataacatTGACGATTACAACTAAATATCAAAACACAAGAAAAATATCAGAACCGTCAACTTATAATCCACCATTCCACAACTCAGCCAATAGATTTAGGCAGTCCAAATGGTGACATCCAGCCAACGCAATTCCTCAAAATCCATATACTCCCAAAGTTATGTCACCATTTAGATTTGTATGTGAAAGACTTGGATAATAGCAAAATACAAAATCCATTTTTGCTTTGAAAATTATAATCTCAAGGGATTCTAGTAACCAAGGTAGTGGTTGGTCTTAGAATAATACACACAAAATGCAATATCAAATTATCTTATTGACTAAATGTGTCACCAGCATTTCAGTTAGGATGAAGTGGAACAAGCTCAAGGCTGACTTTCTTGCCGATAACAATAGCCCCTGCTTCTTCCAAGTCAATGTCCTTCACCGTCTTACCTTCAGGCAACGCCCAATCAAAGAAGTAGAGCAAGTTTAACAAACCCAGTTCCACAGTAGCGACCCCCATTGTCATCCCAGGACAGATTCTCCGGCCAGAACCAAACGGCAAAAGCTCGAAGTTCAGTCCCCTGTAATCTACAGACATGTCTAGAAACCTGTCAGGATTGAACTCATCCGGGTTCGTCCATAGTTTTGGGTCACGTGCGATCGAGTAAACGTTGACCATGATCTGTGTTTTCGCCGGGATGTCGTAGCCTTGGATCTTGATGTTAGACAACGTCTCTCTTGGCAGCAAAAGCGGAGCTGCTGGATGTAACCTGAATAACTCCTTCACCATGAGCTTGAAGTAGTGAAGCTTGTTGACATCTTCTTCTGTAACTTTCTCCTTCTTGTCTCCAAGCGTTGTCCGTATCTCTTCTTGCACCTTCTTCATCACTCTAGGGTTCCTGATCAGCTCGGTCATTCCCCATATCAAAGTCATCGCACTTGTGTTCACTCCCGCAAGAAAAATGTCCTGACATAACACAGATAAAACAACTTAAccaatgtataaataaaaaaagacttAAGGCTTCGTAACCGTTATAACTGCACCCCACCTCAGTAAAtagtaacaaattttttttacatatacatGTTTTTGCTACTATTAGAATCCGATGTTACCATTTAGACCTTAAGTCTACAAATAGAGTTTAGAAGATTACTGAGATGATTCCTTTGAGATGATCCGTTGTGAGCTTGAAAGAGTCACCATCTTTCTCTTGCTTCTTCATCATATCAATCATCACATCAACTACATCTGGACTGTCAAGCACTCTTCTCCCAGGCCTTAGATGATCATCGAGAATGTTTTGGAAGAAAGCGTCAAGCTCCGAGAAAACACTGTTCAGCTTCTTGTTCTGTCCCATGATCTTATCCAAAAGCCAACCGGTTCCTCCAGGGAAGAAATCGGAGAAAGCAGAGCTCGCAAGAACCATCTCAGACTTTTGAACAAGCTCTGCGATGCTATGCTCGTCGATGAACTCACACTTATGGAGATCTTGCCCGAAGGCAAGTCTACAGACGATACTCGCTACTAATGTGAACAGAGTCTTCTTCAGATTCACAGTGGAACGTGTTGAAGCAGATTCAGAGAGCTTTTTAACCAACAGatcgttttcttcttctcttatgtACCTGAACGACTGAATCTTCTTCGTGCTGAAGATCTCCACCACCGAGAGCTTTCGCAGGGCCTTCCATTCTTCACCGTACGGAGCAAAGCCTATGTCTTTGAAGTTGTAAGAGACCGTTCTGCTAGAAACCGTTTCTGGTCGGCTGCAACACTCGAGATCTAGCGTCTTGAGGACTTCCTCGGCTGCTTCTTTGGACGTGATCACGACCATACGCACGAACCCGAACCGGAGAAGCATCACTGGTCCGTACGTTTGGGAAAGATCTCGAAGACAGAGATGAAGCATTCCTTGGAGGTTGTGTAAGTTCCCGATGATGGGAAGCTTCTTTGGTCCTGGAGGAAGGTTCCATCTAGAAGGTTGGAGTTTTTTCAAGAAGATCAAGAAAATGGGTAAGAGGAAGATGAAACAGATGAAAGTTGACATTCTTTTCTCTGTATTTTCCAGTGAGAGGAATATAACTTTACAAATTCGAATTATATTAGACAATCAAGTTAGTGAGTTAATGTGAGTTGATGTGTCGTTTTCTCTGAATCAGACAACAATGTGTTTGCATCGATTGATTCAAAATCGCTTTTATGGGGTAGGAGTGGTGGATGGCTGGATGCATAATATACTACTATTTGTCTACAACAATCATCAAATCTTATCACCGATATGGATGTACGATTTGATTTTAatatcatttcttttcatcactTTTTTAATCATGATTTTAGCTCttcctttatttatttatggagAATGTGTCAACCAATGCTCAGATTTAACTATTTACGTTGATTGCTTTAACTGGAAAGAAAACAAGATTACATATCTGCCCCACAAAGGCACTTAGCTAGTGAAAGATGCTGCACAAATCAATTACACAATCAGAATTTCAGTGGCGTAGAACTTGAACGAAGGTTAAGAGCAAGTTCATTATTTGTAAACGATTAAATATAGAAACCAAAACTCTTACGTGTTGCAGAGGTTATATGGATCCGTGTAAATCTTGAATATTGTCACCAGAAAATGCAAACCCAATCTTGATAACAAATGACCCAAGGCTAGGggtcaatgattttttttaaaaatgatgtaatgtttttttttttttggtaggtaaATGATGTAATgtttttgttatattgtagtagTGGACAGAAAATAAATTGGTTTTCAACTCCAACTACTATATCAGCAAAAATGTAATTAATGACTCCAGCTTTGTCTTgttattgttataaaattttaactacATGCAAAATAATGACAGATTATTTCATACTTTAAAACACAGGGTGAAGAGTTAAAAAGAGCTGCTTGAACAAAGTTAAGAGAAAATGTAtttgcagaagaaaaaaaaaaaaggagaatctTATATAGTGAATACCGAAGCTTAAGCTAGAGAAACTCAGTATTTAACTAAAGCAAAACGCACATAAAAGAGAGTGAAATGATTTGGAAGTAAAACGGATCTCCTTCACTCAGCGGCTGCTTCCTCCATGACTTGTTCCGCAATGGCTGGTGGCACTGGGTAGTAGTGATAGTGTAGCTCCCCAACATCATCTCCTGACAGTTTCTTCCATCCATTAGGACCCACGTGGTACACTGCTCATATAACAAGAGacaagtattattattattatatgagCCAAAAATTAACAGTATCTTGAAAgtttggtaaacacatctgggGACTATAAATGCATTTGGGACTACTAACCGCTAGCAACTCCACCACTGGCTCCATCACGGAATGTCGCATGGTAGATTGATCTCCTTGCTAACTCGGAAGCTTCTTCAACTGACATATCGAATTTGTAcctaatcatacaagcaataTTAGGTTATGGTGTTTTAGCTCTTAGGATTGGGACAAAAAGAGATGAACATGTTTTGTGGGCAATGATTTACCCGCTGTCTAGTACACCGTAAGCGTATGGTGAACCAGAACCGACTGAAAACCTGTCTCCCTTGAGCCTTCCTCCTTCGTTGTCGACATAGTATAGTCCAGGACCCTATTTCCACTGAGAAGTTAGAATCTTAATGTGTTCATTTGGGtgagagaaaaagaagagtACTGAAGATATTAAGTTAGTTTCACTGACAGTTTCGTCCCATCCAGCAATCATCGTGCCGACAGAAAGACCCATTCCACGGTATGAATAGAGCATGTTAGCGAGAAGTTTTGAAGCTCCTGAAACGGAGATTCTCCTCTTGTTTGCCAGCTCATGTAGACGGCACTTGgatagaccaaaaaaaaaaagaactcaagAGATTAGCAAACAAATGAAAATTTAGTATTAAGATGAAGAAAATCAACATAGACAACGATATTAGCATCACTCAAACGAAAAAGATCACTTTGCATCCACGAATTCTTGTCCCTCCGATTTAACATTGGCAAACTTTTACAGCTCAtccatttaagttattttgttatTCAGTAACTGAAGTCCATTGCTAGATAAATGTTTGATTTACAGAACATAATAATCAAAGCCTTTGACAAGGCAGATGAATCTTGCTTTTGAACAACGCAACATGATTCACGATAGCCACAGAAATGAAGCTAAGTCACAGATCTAAGCATCAGTTCAGacagcagaaaaaaaaaagaaaaatcagagtTACATACCTTAATTCCAAGATTTCTGTGCCAGAATTGGCAGTCAGCAGCTCCTCCAGCCATTGTACCAAGCATATACGGATTGATTTCAATAATCTTCTTCACAGATTGTGATGCTGCATTGAGGAAAAACGATATCAAAACCTCAGCAGACATCAGACAAACGCTTCCTTTCCTCTACTGGTTCATAATCATTGACGAGCACAAAACTAAACCAACAGTCAACTAATCTCCATCCTATTATGTTTCTGCCACAGTCAAACTATATGGAAAGGATGCCTATTTCTTTAGGAATTCTCCGGAGATTTCACAGCaaaactataaattacaaaaagaacaaaaggTAGTGAACCTCAGAAAGAGAACACATACAGATATATCCACCCATGCTAGCACGAGAATCAGCAGCGACCATGACACCTTCTTTGAAGATAAAAGCGAGTGTGGTTGTTCCTCTCGCTGGCTTCACCATCTGCACTGCTTCTTTCTGGAAGCCATCAAACTGAAAAACAAAGAGATCACCCACATTGCTACAATCCAAAGAAAATTTcatcaaagaaagaaagaaagaaaactcaCATCTGTGGTGCGGGGGAGATCAAAGGAGGGCACAGTAGAGAACCCATCAAGCATATCGTTGCTCGAGCCAAAACCAATCGTAGGCATTGAGGTCTCGAACCCACTTGTATCAAGCTTCATCTTTTAAACCCTGCGAAATCATTGAAAAGCCCCTCAATTGAAGCAACAATATAACAACTAGCTGCCAAATTCAAAGAGCTTTTCTCTCAAAAACTCATTATCAGATCTATCACGATATACATTTGGGCTTGTAAAACCCCTAAACCTTCATCGTTATTAACGATACTAGAGCTCGATTAAGGATCGGAGACGTACCTTGCCgtagaaaagagagagagagaagaagtaGCTCTAAAAGTGAGCAACGATGACGAGAATAATAAGGAATTAGATCGTTTCTTGAGCTCCGGGCAAACCTCAGGGAAAAGCATATATGGGGCCATACTGGGCCCTCAGTTTATGGccagttaaattaattattGGGTTGATCACTTTTTCTGAATTTCTAATTTAGCTAGTGtggttgattaattaaaaacaaataaattcatGAGTTGATTGATTTACTCCACCTAACCTATTATTTAGGCATGGGccttcgggtcttcgggtcgagTTCGGGCCGGTTCCTTTCGGGTCAGGGTcttttcgggtcctaaatatttagacctaataggtacttagaaatttttggttcgggtttgggtcggttcttctcgggttcgggtcggttcgggtctataattaaaatacccataaaatacccgtaatttttcgggtccatatcgggtccggatcgggtttgggtatttaggatctgaaaaggatatgatatacccaattccatcaactttagttgaatatttgtcatatatatctaaaattttacaaaacaacataaatgaaactattaataattaaaataaaacattttaaaactctaaattttacattttaaagctttatattactttaaaaatgttaaaaaataataacaaatgttgttaacaaaagatatttcaactaaatcataaaataatatatataaaatagaacacaaaaacatcatagttttagatatacatgtttttaagtcgggtacaaatcggtttttatcgggtcgggtctattcgggtcggttcttttcgggtcggttctttttcggttccggttctttcgggtaaaaaaaatttagacccaaaaggtacttgtaaattttcggtccggttccggatcgggtatttttgggtcggtttcggttcgggttttcgggtccaggttaaaatgcTCAGGCCTACTATTATTCATAGAAAAgttatgaaattaaataaaattttggatcAATACTATTATTCAAAATACACTATGAAATGCATTTTCCCTTGCggtttagtttatttatttttctaaatttagcagaaaaatatgaaatcatacaaaacattacaaaaaaaaaaaagaactatctATTTGTTCTATGTAATTATCAAAtgcatcaaacaaaaaaaaaaaaagagtaatatACTCGCCACTCGGTCTTTATCAGAAAGCTAGCGTCTGGTAATGCATCTTCTTGCTCGCATGTACCCTGAAGGAGGGCTATTCAACGAGATGCTGCAACGGGTGTGCAACCAATAAGAGTATCTCATAAACGACCCGAGGTCCGAGCGCGCGTGAAACGTTCCTCTCAGGTTCAGCAACACAGGACCGTTTCCGAGCTGCAGCTGCAACTCCTGGCTCTGAGTCATTTCAATAGGGACCTGACTGCTCACGAGATGGAAGCTCGTGAACATCGACATTCCCTTCGGGACAATGAACGGCTCGATGTGCTCCGTCGCTATGAGCGTGTTGTAGAAAAAGAGCTCGAACATCACGTAGCTGAAGTCCACGTTGCTTTTCTTGCTCGGGTTTGTGAAGTTTACCACAACGGCGAGGTCTCCGTTTAGGGAGTAGCCCATGTCGAGATTCGCGGTGTTTAGTGTTGCTGCTGAGATGTCGAAGTATGGTGAGTTTGGACGGTTGCTGAGGTGGACGAGGAGGAGGATGAGACCGGAAAGAATCAGGATGATCAGGAGAATTGCACAGCAGACTGTAGCCGAAAGTTTCATGGGTTCGGTCCTCTTCGAGCCTGGTTGATGAGATGCTGGTCGTGTTTGAGCTGTCCACCATGGACTTGGTTCAGGTTTATAGCCACCATGGTGTGGAGGTCGTTGTTGATCTTCAGGGCTTAATAGCAATGGCCTGCCAGAGCGTGGTGGTAGAGGTTCTTCTGGCCTCAGTGGCAAGGGTCTTGAGGAAGGTGGTTCATGGATTGGTTCAGGTGGCTCGGTCTGGTGGCGTCCTCTAGTCTTTTTTTTGGCCCGGTTGGAGCAACGGGGTGAGTCTGCGGGTCCTGGTGGTGGTCCGGAGAGGTCCATGAGCTCGAGGGACCACCGGGATGGTGGTCCTGTGAAAACTGAACGAAATGCGGGTTGGTTTCATAGTGGTGGTGAGACATTGAAGCATCAATAAAAATGAGAAAAGAGTTGTGTGATAGCAAGAAAGTAGAAACtttgagtgttttttttaatgagagATGATAGCTTGATGAGAAGTTCAAGTATGATTCTTGTGTTAAAGGAAACTGATACAAGGAAGCAAGTAATCTTCTTACATATTCTTCGTTCTAACttctaacaaacaaaaaaaaaagtaaacagaACTGTAACCATCATCTATTTGGAAAAGAAATGTAAAGACTAGGTCCGATTCACTTTTTGTTGTTCTTACAGTACCAAGATATTCAAGGTTcttggagagagagaggtgagagCTTACAGGGTCCAATTATGCAAAAATGTTCTACAAGCGTACCTTTGAAGGAGAATTTCATGCTTCACCAACCAAGAAACAACAAAGCTTGATGTGCCGATACATAAAAAAGGTAACTCCTCAGTCCAAAATTAATCGGTCCTCAGTGTAATATTTCTGAGGAGTGGGTTTAAACTTTAAACTGAGTTAGGAGAAATTGTTTCATCTCCAACGCTAGAGAGCTGGCTGACTTGTTCCATAGTCTGACCA
This region of Brassica napus cultivar Da-Ae chromosome C5, Da-Ae, whole genome shotgun sequence genomic DNA includes:
- the BNAC05G09120D gene encoding uncharacterized protein BNAC05G09120D, whose protein sequence is MKFSFKVFTGPPSRWSLELMDLSGPPPGPADSPRCSNRAKKKTRGRHQTEPPEPIHEPPSSRPLPLRPEEPLPPRSGRPLLLSPEDQQRPPHHGGYKPEPSPWWTAQTRPASHQPGSKRTEPMKLSATVCCAILLIILILSGLILLLVHLSNRPNSPYFDISAATLNTANLDMGYSLNGDLAVVVNFTNPSKKSNVDFSYVMFELFFYNTLIATEHIEPFIVPKGMSMFTSFHLVSSQVPIEMTQSQELQLQLGNGPVLLNLRGTFHARSDLGSFMRYSYWLHTRCSISLNSPPSGYMRARRCITRR
- the LOC106397292 gene encoding cytochrome P450 71B7; this encodes MSTFICFIFLLPIFLIFLKKLQPSRWNLPPGPKKLPIIGNLHNLQGMLHLCLRDLSQTYGPVMLLRFGFVRMVVITSKEAAEEVLKTLDLECCSRPETVSSRTVSYNFKDIGFAPYGEEWKALRKLSVVEIFSTKKIQSFRYIREEENDLLVKKLSESASTRSTVNLKKTLFTLVASIVCRLAFGQDLHKCEFIDEHSIAELVQKSEMVLASSAFSDFFPGGTGWLLDKIMGQNKKLNSVFSELDAFFQNILDDHLRPGRRVLDSPDVVDVMIDMMKKQEKDGDSFKLTTDHLKGIISDIFLAGVNTSAMTLIWGMTELIRNPRVMKKVQEEIRTTLGDKKEKVTEEDVNKLHYFKLMVKELFRLHPAAPLLLPRETLSNIKIQGYDIPAKTQIMVNVYSIARDPKLWTNPDEFNPDRFLDMSVDYRGLNFELLPFGSGRRICPGMTMGVATVELGLLNLLYFFDWALPEGKTVKDIDLEEAGAIVIGKKVSLELVPLHPN
- the LOC106397050 gene encoding proteasome subunit beta type-5-B — its product is MKLDTSGFETSMPTIGFGSSNDMLDGFSTVPSFDLPRTTDFDGFQKEAVQMVKPARGTTTLAFIFKEGVMVAADSRASMGGYISSQSVKKIIEINPYMLGTMAGGAADCQFWHRNLGIKCRLHELANKRRISVSGASKLLANMLYSYRGMGLSVGTMIAGWDETGPGLYYVDNEGGRLKGDRFSVGSGSPYAYGVLDSGYKFDMSVEEASELARRSIYHATFRDGASGGVASVYHVGPNGWKKLSGDDVGELHYHYYPVPPAIAEQVMEEAAAE